In one window of Ferriphaselus amnicola DNA:
- a CDS encoding ABC transporter permease, with translation MMPIILLTDAMVFLLIAVGVTGAISIRRRPHLLLPWQRVAQSGVGMVSLLVLSLFLVVGFLDSLHYRTALPEKNGGQTIYSPEVLSAFDAVVSGLRSHTEKTYSAPLAAYLYSKESFETADGKVLRDYPRLKYGGAHLSDPQHDLVGDVVQRATVGAALGLLAGGLLILAIRPFIRGQWRATLVAMLLTVASIGAVVSLANVYHIFGTDKVGQDVLYLSLKSIRTGLVIGTVTTLVMLPFALFLGVAAGYFRGWADDLIQYIYTVLSSIPGVLLIAAAVLMMQMVIEQHADWFDTAAARADVRLLCLCLILGVTSWTSLCRLLRGETLKLRELEYIQAAQAFGVSSFRILTRHIVPNVMHIVLISVVMDFSGLVLAEAVLSYVGVGVDPATISFGTMINAARMEMGREPMVWWTLAAAFSFMLVLVLSANLFADAVRDAFDPRLNRTS, from the coding sequence ATGATGCCCATCATCTTGCTGACGGATGCGATGGTCTTTCTGCTGATCGCAGTTGGCGTGACCGGTGCGATTTCGATACGCCGCCGTCCGCATCTGCTATTGCCTTGGCAGCGAGTTGCTCAAAGTGGCGTCGGTATGGTGTCGCTGCTGGTGCTCTCTCTGTTTCTGGTGGTTGGTTTCCTCGACTCGCTCCATTATCGGACGGCACTGCCGGAGAAGAATGGCGGCCAAACCATCTATTCGCCAGAAGTGCTGAGCGCATTTGATGCCGTAGTGAGTGGGTTGCGCAGTCATACCGAGAAGACATACTCAGCGCCGCTGGCCGCCTATTTGTACTCAAAGGAAAGCTTTGAGACGGCCGATGGCAAGGTCTTGCGCGATTATCCGCGCTTGAAATATGGTGGCGCACATCTGAGTGATCCGCAGCACGATTTGGTCGGCGATGTGGTTCAGCGCGCAACGGTGGGCGCCGCACTGGGATTGCTGGCTGGAGGATTGTTGATCCTAGCGATCAGGCCCTTTATCCGAGGCCAGTGGCGTGCCACACTCGTGGCGATGTTGCTCACCGTCGCTTCGATAGGCGCAGTTGTCAGTCTTGCTAATGTCTATCACATCTTCGGCACCGATAAGGTTGGTCAGGATGTGCTCTATCTTTCCCTGAAGAGCATTCGCACGGGCTTGGTGATCGGCACGGTCACTACCTTGGTGATGTTGCCGTTCGCGCTTTTTTTAGGCGTGGCGGCGGGCTATTTCAGGGGCTGGGCTGACGATTTGATCCAGTATATTTATACGGTGTTGAGCTCCATTCCCGGCGTGTTGCTGATCGCGGCGGCGGTGCTGATGATGCAGATGGTGATCGAGCAGCATGCTGATTGGTTCGATACTGCGGCTGCGCGTGCCGATGTTCGCCTGCTCTGCCTGTGTTTGATTTTGGGCGTGACTAGCTGGACCAGTTTATGTCGCTTGCTGCGCGGCGAGACACTCAAGCTGCGTGAGTTGGAGTATATCCAGGCGGCGCAAGCCTTTGGCGTGTCCTCGTTTCGCATCTTGACTCGCCACATCGTGCCCAACGTGATGCACATCGTACTTATTTCAGTGGTGATGGATTTTTCCGGTCTAGTGCTGGCCGAGGCGGTGTTGTCCTACGTCGGCGTGGGCGTTGATCCTGCTACCATCAGCTTCGGCACCATGATCAATGCCGCACGCATGGAGATGGGGCGTGAGCCCATGGTGTGGTGGACGCTGGCAGCCGCGTTCAGCTTCATGTTGGTGCTGGTGCTTTCTGCCAATTTGTTCGCCGATGCGGTGCGGGATGCTTTCGATCCGCGTCTGAACCGAACCTCATGA
- a CDS encoding diguanylate cyclase — MSLLGNPKFEEFKAKGHLPSPKGVALQVVRLTQQEEVSSQQIAHVIKADPALSGRLIKAANALMVYNTRPVVAVSDAVTVLGINMVRQLALGFSLVADSREGYCKRFDYTGFWAQSLLTAIAAQHLIRHKGIGSGEEIFILGLLGQVGRLALATIYPEDYAELLAKASEDDSVDIAAREQSKFGFDHCQLTQAMLADWGMPRSFQDVALLHEHPEEAHFAEGSRDWKLLNVMHIASELAAVCMAPTQRRRKMVPHLMLMAARWGVETEMLIELGDGVIRGWAEWGRLLEIRGVEFPPFSELLRATQLLPGTMDVPAMTSGTAQFFKLRILLVDDDRTILLLLKTMLSNAGHEVETARNGVEALAMVEKITPQLIISDWMMPEMDGIAFCRKLRENPAWRSIYVFIVTAQESVDRLVEAFEAGVDDYLTKPINSKVLGARLRAGQRVVQLQEELAFDRQQLREFAEELATSNHRLQQLALTDVLTGLPNRRYAIDRMDQEWALSKRVQRPLSCMMVDIDRFKSINDTFGHKVGDEALKHVVHALRSSSRKQDVICRLGGEEFLVICPDTSLEQAWQQAERLRQQVEALKLNTAGKQIQMTVSIGVSSNADTEILSPDMLMQQADRRLYAAKSAGRNRTVSD; from the coding sequence ATGAGTTTGCTCGGTAATCCAAAATTTGAAGAGTTCAAAGCCAAGGGGCATCTCCCCTCGCCTAAAGGCGTGGCGTTGCAGGTGGTTCGACTGACTCAGCAGGAGGAGGTGAGTAGCCAGCAGATCGCTCATGTCATTAAGGCTGACCCCGCACTCTCCGGGCGACTTATCAAGGCTGCAAATGCGCTGATGGTTTATAACACTCGCCCAGTAGTGGCGGTGAGCGATGCCGTGACGGTGCTTGGTATCAATATGGTACGTCAGTTGGCGCTGGGTTTTTCGCTGGTGGCAGATTCGCGCGAAGGATACTGCAAGCGTTTTGATTACACAGGATTCTGGGCGCAGTCGTTGCTGACGGCCATCGCTGCGCAACATTTGATTCGGCACAAAGGCATCGGCTCGGGCGAGGAGATATTCATCCTTGGTTTGCTTGGGCAAGTCGGGCGCTTGGCTTTGGCTACGATCTATCCCGAAGACTACGCCGAGTTGCTCGCAAAAGCATCCGAAGACGATAGTGTGGATATCGCAGCGCGTGAGCAATCGAAGTTTGGCTTTGATCATTGTCAGTTGACGCAAGCGATGTTGGCCGACTGGGGGATGCCACGCTCGTTCCAAGATGTGGCGCTGCTGCATGAGCATCCTGAAGAAGCCCACTTTGCCGAAGGCAGTCGCGACTGGAAACTGCTGAATGTGATGCATATTGCCTCCGAATTGGCGGCAGTGTGTATGGCGCCTACTCAGCGGCGGCGCAAGATGGTGCCTCATCTGATGTTGATGGCAGCGCGTTGGGGCGTTGAAACCGAGATGCTGATCGAGTTGGGTGATGGCGTCATACGCGGTTGGGCGGAGTGGGGGCGCTTGTTGGAGATACGTGGTGTTGAGTTCCCGCCGTTCTCTGAATTGCTGCGGGCGACGCAGTTGTTACCTGGGACAATGGATGTGCCAGCTATGACCAGTGGCACCGCGCAATTCTTCAAGTTGCGTATCCTGCTGGTGGACGATGATCGCACCATCCTGTTATTGCTTAAGACGATGCTGTCCAATGCCGGACATGAGGTGGAAACGGCGCGCAATGGTGTCGAAGCGCTGGCGATGGTGGAGAAGATTACACCGCAACTCATTATCAGCGATTGGATGATGCCGGAGATGGACGGCATCGCTTTCTGCCGGAAGCTGCGTGAAAATCCAGCATGGCGCAGTATCTACGTTTTCATCGTCACTGCGCAGGAAAGTGTGGATAGGCTGGTCGAGGCATTCGAGGCGGGCGTGGATGATTACCTGACCAAGCCGATCAATAGCAAAGTGCTGGGCGCTCGTTTGCGCGCCGGTCAGCGCGTGGTGCAACTCCAGGAAGAGTTGGCCTTCGATCGTCAGCAGCTTCGTGAATTCGCTGAGGAGTTGGCGACATCCAATCATCGCTTGCAGCAACTAGCGCTAACCGATGTGCTGACTGGCTTGCCCAATCGTCGTTATGCCATAGATCGCATGGATCAGGAGTGGGCTCTGTCGAAACGAGTGCAGCGCCCTCTGTCTTGCATGATGGTAGATATTGATCGCTTCAAATCGATTAACGATACTTTTGGCCATAAGGTCGGTGACGAAGCGCTGAAGCACGTGGTGCATGCATTGCGTTCGTCATCGCGCAAGCAGGATGTGATCTGTCGTTTGGGGGGGGAAGAGTTTCTCGTGATCTGCCCCGACACCTCGCTCGAACAGGCATGGCAGCAAGCCGAACGCCTGCGTCAGCAAGTCGAAGCGCTCAAGCTGAATACGGCAGGCAAGCAGATACAGATGACAGTTAGCATAGGCGTGTCGAGCAATGCCGATACCGAGATACTTAGCCCAGATATGCTGATGCAACAGGCTGATCGCCGTCTTTATGCCGCCAAGTCTGCAGGTCGAAATCGTACGGTCAGCGACTGA